CAAAGTCCATGGCCGACACGTCCAGTCCGCATTGACACAATAACCTGGCAGAGGAGTTTCTCACTTTTAACAGAGATCAATTCCCTAAGTCATACGCAAAAATTGAACAGAAAATCCCCACTTGAGTGCCTCTACGTAGCCTTTGGCGGCGGCCACGTGTAAGGGAGTGGCTCCGGTCCTGGGATGGCGTACGTTGACGGGCGGGCCCTCGGTCAGCCAGGTACGAGCATCCGTGGTGATCTGCTCCTCTTCCATTCGCTTGACTGCCTCCAAGTCTACGCCTGAACGTGGGCAGAATAGCAATTTtgcaacggacgtttggtcaccagtcttttagtcgccggtcaagagctctcaaaattatattcatgagagagagagttcaatatctaagtgagagagtttaatatctaagtactgtttaatatctaagtacatttgcctggtgaccaaaagatTGGCAACCAAACGTTCGgctaccaaatgtccggcgaccaaacgtccggtcactatCATATATACATTGCAACGACACATTGGCGAAATGGAGCACTTTTACAAACTGTAACCTCACCTGCCAATGTGCTCTAAGGCTTGATATCAAAAATGGCAGTTTAGCGTCTCTtgataaaaacattgaaatattccaaggctttaaaaaaaaattataatttggaGGTCCGATCCAGACCAACTTTGCCAAATTTCCTATCCACAATCATATTAGTTGATTCTGCCATCAAAACAGTGCCTTTGAAGCCAGGAAAACATGCCCATTAGGCCATTTTTGGAAGGGGTTGGAGTTAACACGTTGTTTGTTTACCTTGTCTCAGACTGTAATCCTGGAGAAGCGTCTCAGTGGTCTCATCCAGAGCGATGTCCACCGGAACGTCGCCATCGCAGTTGACGGCCGAGAGAGAAGCCCCGTGCCGCAAAAGGAAACTGACAAATCAAACGAGGCAAGGTAAgaaacccatttaaaaaaaaatcaatacacggAAGAGCACTCATTCACAGGAAATTCAAACTCTTAGTCCGCCACTCTAAAACACAATCCGGTGTATTTAATGGCCATTAGCAAGGTTTCAAATGATGCACAAATTGTAGCCAATGCGCCGTGTTCAATCTTTAACCGAGCTGTTGTTCTGCCAAACACGACAACAATGCTAGCATTGTTAAATGCGGGAATAGCCTTGGCACCCACAGAACACCCTGGCATCCATAAACACAGTCCAACAgtgtattcacatttttttctccttttataaAATCAAGCCTTCTACTATTTTGATATATTAGTTACcgcaaaaatcattattttacgGTGATTATCGATATTATAAACAATCTAGCATATTTGACAATGCAATTACTAAAGAGAGAAACATGCTTTATCAACTTTGGGTCATTTTATTTGACAGGGAGTTCATAAGACTGCCAATATTATGACATGACTGCTTAAGACAGATGTATCACTTTTGGTGTGGTTGTCATGACAACCAGACTCGTGAATTATGTCACTTTAACATTGGTTCCATCATGACAACTTGACATAATGATTCTGTCCCTTTTTTGCTGAAAATGTAACACATACATAACATGTCAGGTTGCCATGACAACGACCCTAAAAGTGACATCATTTACTAGAGGACACTCGGTGGTATCTGTCATAagcatttattattgtttaggGCAGTGTTGTGTCATATTTATGAGGTTCTTAGGATAAATTGCAATGACAAAGTGTAAATGTAGCAAATGACACTTAGAAATAAGCGACAACCACGTTATAATGGCGAAGACGAGAGCCACGTACTCTGCAATTTCCCGGTAACCGCAGGAAGCGCCGACGTGCAGCGGCGTCCAACCCTCGCTGTCCACCTGGTTGACATTGGCGCCGCGCTCCAAAAGAAAAGACACCATCTCCATGCTCCCGTCAATGCAGGCCTTTTAGAATCAAGTTGAGTTGTCGTCAAACGTTCGGGGGGAACAAAAGCCGGTAAAAGAAAGCCAGCGTTACCTGATGTAAGGCGGTTATTCCGTCGGCATTGGAACAATTAATAATTTCCGTAGCGTCCTCCTTGTCGCCGCTCATCATCCCTTTGGCCTCTTGCAGCATCACTTGGGCTTCTTCCGTGTCGCCACTGGCGCAGGCCGCCAAAAACTCTGCGGCTCTGTCGAACCTCACCCTTTTTCTAACCGGTGCGACAAGCAAGCGTCGGTTAAACGGATTCCCGCTTTAAACACGCTCAAAGGAAACGACTATGCACATTTATAGTGTTAATCCTAGTAGAAACAATTAACACATCAATTAAAACCAGTATTTTGGTTAATTCCGCCAGAGTGGTATCGGACTATTCCAATGCTAGATCAATACCATGTAAAATATAGACATATTACAtacaatttttgtatttttttcgttTTAAAAGTAAGTTACTTTACACTAGGGgtgtgtcaaactcagtttggtttatttttgttgactttCTGCCAATGTAATAGCACTGACAGATGTCATCATTGACAGCGATGTGGTGtacattacaatattttttaaaaaacaacaaaatgaaacgcGGATACGAGTCGTGTGTATTCAAGCTGCAAATATTTTGCCATGTAGCAGCTTGACATTTGAGAAATCTTGGCTGCTTTAACTGTTCAATTGTTTAACCCTTTCAAAGGCACGCAttggttgtcaatggcagtgccaagtgtccaatcctttttgaaTGGGAGATTATGGCAGGGATTTATCCCAGTTTTAAATAATTGGAGGTCTGTAATGCTAttaaatcaatttcaaaataaaaaagatgaaaattacagcataaataatgattaataattttaaagtgATATCGCAATACTTAAGACTTGCGTTTAGAACACTTAATGttaaattggctgccattgacatcaaaagacgtccaatccagtaattgcattggacgtctattgttgtcaatggcactcaaacaTGATCACTCGATTCCATTCATCccagttgaaattgatttttatttttaatatgaaaatctaagaccgtcaatggcagcgtcTGAATTGTCCAAGAGAAGACAACAACATCCCATCTGTAGCCCACCCACACAAGTCCCGGCACATTCTTCATTTGGAAGCTTCTTAGCTATGCTTAAAAGGCTACCAAAATTGACGAAAAAGCTCCGTAGTCCCTTTTTCCTCACCTCCGTTTGAGTAGTGGGCTGCTTTCGTCGCCCCCGGACACTGGTTCCTCACAAGGCGGTTGGCGGAGCTCGGCCTCCGGCTCTTGGCTTCCTCTTTCCGCGGCATCTCCTCGCCACCTCCGCCGGGGCACGGCCGACGCTTTGTCGGTGCAGGAACCGGCCCAGCGCTTTAGCTGCTCCCGCCGCTTGGTCCTCGCCGAATCGCCCATGAATTTATGAGAAGAGGACGTTGTTATGAACAATTAAACCATAGCCAGGAAGACAACGACACACCCTCCATGCGTGGACTGTCACTTCCTGGTCGCCGCTGGCCGCGAGCGAGAAGCTGGAGGACGCCTCTGCTTGACGCTCGTGCGCATGCGCGCAGGCCCCCGCTTCACCAAGTTGAACGCGGTGTCGTCTGCCGCCGTTGAAGGAAATGCAACAATAAGAGTCGTCATCCGTCTTCCTGCCATTGTTTCATAACGCTTAAAAATATGTTCCAGAGTCAATTTGGCACAGTGGAAACGCACTCGaggatgtttttatttatttatttaactagAATTCTACATAAAAACATCATAATTTATGCTGTACTGTCCCTCATTTCAATGCTTTGTTGTCCATCATGAGTGAGATACTTGTTTGTCCGTCTTTTGGGAGTGTCACCTGAAGGCAACATACTCACAAATACTACTGTATATTGAATTTGGGAAAGTGATCCTTTGCTGTCAACATAATCCAAACATTTCTTGTTGTGGATATATGCCCTCATCTCTCAGATAATGTGTATAAGAAAGTATATCACATATATGTGGTATGTTATGATGTTCTTACAAAGTACTAACAGTAAATGAGAAATGTGTCTATTTCCCTTTTTGCCACATTGTTGAGAATAGTTCACTTGTGCCTGAGAAAGATCGGAATCAATATGTCCACAGTACTAACACTTCCTCTGTTGTTCCTAAACATTCCAACGCAGAGGGTCAAATTCCACGTCACGTTTTCCAGTGGTAGATGCTGTCAGTCCATCGCATGGAAGTATCACAAAAGTAAGTCAACATCTTAATAGCATTTTATTTGCATTGCATatagttcatttaaatatgatttCTGATGACAGCCATTTGTTTTATACCTTGACTTCTTTTACTCTACCAAACAACTGGGGAGGGCCTATTTAACTTCAATGACTCCAATAATTAAATTTATACATCGTCTTAATATAATGCATATCAatgttattaaaagaatttagcAACACACTTAGTGGACACCATAGATCGTTGTTTGTTAACTATCAAAGGCCAGCCATACATTTGTTTTGATAACAGtgacgataaaaaaaaatacctaacatgtttttgtgtgatttatAGAATGGTCCCTTCCAGACAAATAGCCGCTCACTCACTTCCACCACACGCCGTGGCGCAGCTAGCAAAAGCATGGCTAGCCGAGGACACGCCGAACTTTGACCCGGCCGGAGTGTGTGTGGGCTCTCGAGAGGTGGAGGCCAGGCTCTTGTGTAAAAGCCCCCACAGTATTTTGGCAGGAAGTCCCTTCTTTACAGCCGTGTTTCAAGAAGTCGGCTGCACTGTGGAATGGATTTTCCAAGATGGAGATGAAATTGGTATGTATTAAATCCAAGATGGTGCTTTAAGGGTTATATTTTGGACGTTGATCAGTTTTGTGATTGACGTTTCAAATTGATGGACTGAATCTGAGTGAGTGTCTCTAATTTAAATCCTAGCTCCCGACGCCATCACGCTGACTGCCGTGGTGCGAGGCCCAGCCAGGTGCCTCCTCCTGGGCGAAAGACCAGCTCTGAACTGTCTCGCCCGATCCTCAGGAATCGCCACCAGATGTTCCCGCCTCCAAAAAATGGCGGCGACGGCAGGATGGCGCGGAGAAGTGGCGGGCACGCGGAAAACAACGCCCGGTTTCCGCTTGGTGGAGAAATACGCCATGATGGTGGGAGCTGTGTCCACACACAGGCATGACTTGAGTGGGATGGTGATGCTGAAGGACAACCACGTTTGGGCTTCGGGAAGCATCACGGAGGTGGGCGTCGCCGCGATTAGCTCCGGCGTGCTGATTttatggattttcttttttataggcCGTGAAAGCTGCCAGAGCCGTGTGTGGTTTCAGCAGTAAAATTGAAGTGGAGTGCCGCTCCATAGAAGAGGCCGTGGAGGCGGCCAAGGCCGGAGCTGACATTGTCATGCTAGACAACTTCCAGCCAAAGGTGggtagaaaagaaaaatgggatGGGAAGCCATTGCTTTGTTTGCAGTACAGTGGCactttacttacaaaatgaacttGTAATTTGAACTTTTTATAAGTGGAGCAGTTagtaaattaaaagtaaaagttTTCGTATATTGGAACAGTCATTTGTACTAATATTAGTGTATGTTCTACTGATTTTTTATGATAGGCACTCCATGTTGCGGCTGCCGCAGTCAAGCAAGAATTCCCCCATCTTCTGATAGAAGCCAGTGGAGGCGTGACACCCGAAAACATAGCAGATTACTTCTCTCCTTGCGTGGACATCATCTCCCTCGGCTGCATTACGCAAGGTTGCCCAGTTGTGGACTTCTCACTCAAAGTTCAGAGGCCAAATTTAGCCGGTAAGATCCACCCGCTTCCCTAGGAAGCAGCTAATGAGCCCATTTAACTGAAAAATTACCACCAAAAGCTTTTTCAAAGAacttttattgtgaaataaaCACGTggtcaaacaaacaacaacaagttATTTTTCAGACGTCGCCACGgtgacaaaaaaattccaaatccaaaaaaaaacaggctatatttacaaaaaagagCGGCTGCTAAAAGGAGAAAGCATCAGGGGAGGTCAGATGAGATCAGCCACTgcggaggaggagaaaaagcaAGACGTCAGCGGCCCCCCACGTAAAAGCACTTCGGCGACCAGTCCACGCATTTACCGTTCATGGGCATCTCGTCGATCTGCGTGGAGTAGTACTGCTCGATGTCCCTCAGGATCCTGATGTCGTCATTCTTCACAAAGTTGATGGCCACACCTTTACGACCGTAGCGACCAGAGCGGCCAATTCTAAAAGAGATGGACGGCGGGGTTAAAGCTCTGCAATGCCAGGAGGGCGGAGCCAGCTCGGCGGGACCTACCTGTGGATGTACAACTCTCTGTTGTTGGGCAGATCGTAGTTGATGATCAGGGACACCTGGGGAACATCCAGACCTCGCGCCCAAACATCTGTGGAGATCAAGACGCGGCTGCACGCGTACGAGGAGGCTGCTCAGTCACACGCTCGACGGGACCGGACCCCCGCCCATCGGTTGTTTGTCAAATACCTGGCTCCCGAGCGGAACTCCTTCATGATGGACTCGCGCTCCTTCTGCGGCATGTCGCCGTGCATGGACGAGACGGTGAAGTTGGCCTCGCGCATCTTTTCCGTCAGCCAGTCCACCTTGCGCTTGGTGTTGCAGAAGATGACGGCCTGCGTGATGGTGAGTGTGTCGTAAAGGTCGCACAAAGTGTCGAACTTCCACTCCTCGCGCTCCACCGCCACAAAGAATTGCTTGATTCCCTCCAGCGTCAACTCATCACTGGGGAAGACAAATGCACGCTCGTCATGGACTTTGGCAAAAGGAGGAGCAACGTGGAGCTCCGCCTACCGCTTGACCAGGATCCGGATGGGGTCGGTCATGAACTTGTTGGTCATCTCCAGGATTTCGTGGGGCAGTGTGGCGCTGATGAGGACCACCTGTGTGGCGGGCGGCAGGTAGCGATACACATCGTAGATCTGCTCCTTGAAACCTGCGGCCAGGTGGAAAGGTCATGGGGTCAGCCTGAGTGGGGCGCAAATGTCAGCCAATGCAATTCTAACCTTTGTTCAGCATTTCGTCAGCCTCGTCTAAAACCAGCATCTTGATGGCACGTGTACGGAGACTCCTACGCCTGATCATGTCTGCACAAAACAAGATTTCAACAAAAAGGCATGCAGTAGTACCACTAAATAGCAAGTATATTTGGCTTCCACTCACCAAAGACTCGGCCAGGGGTGCCCGACACCACGTGCTGGCCATAGTCCAACTTCCTGATGTCCTCACCCACGTTAGTGCCACCGATGCACGCGTGGCACTGAACGCTCATGTAGTCCCCCAGCGCCAGGAGCACCTGTACACAGTGGAGTGGTCACCAAGGTGAACCAGGAAAGGGGCGGGGATAAAGCTTACCTTCTGGATCTGACCTGCCAGCTCCCTGGTGGGCGCCAAGATCAGGGCCTGCGTCTCCCTCACCTGCATGGCAAAAACAGAGTTAGATGGAGCGGTAAAGACGGGCTTTGGGGTCAGTCAGACCTGGATGTCCAGACACTGCAGCACCGACACGCAGAAGGTGGCCGTCTTTCCCGTTCCTGACTGGGACCTGAAAGCAAAAGGAGGTTGATGAGCGCCGGGCCCACTTTACGGGAGCGAGGAGGAACGGCGGAGTATCCGTACTGGGCGATGACATCTCTTCCTTTGATGATCTGCTTGATGGCTCGCTGCTGGATGGCCGATGGCTTCTCGAAGCCTGAGAAAGCAACCGTGCAGgtaattattattcattcaaatttcaaCTTAAGAAGTCTTTGCGGAGTGGACGATCAGAAAGTCACGTTAACTACAAAATGGCTGCTAGCTAGAACCCTACAAAAACAGCTAACATTCTAAATGAGCATTTCATATTGATATGGACTGCTGCCCCAACATGTCCGGGTCAACAACACAATCAACTTTTCAAATTGACTAGAGCTTGCGCTATTTTCTTGTGATCCTGTATCAAACTTGAACTTTTATATACACACAGGTAGTTTAATATCTCG
This region of Stigmatopora nigra isolate UIUO_SnigA chromosome 6, RoL_Snig_1.1, whole genome shotgun sequence genomic DNA includes:
- the eif4a3 gene encoding eukaryotic initiation factor 4A-III, encoding MAAAGIQSRKRLLKDEDMTKVEFETSEEVDVTPTFDTMGLREDLLRGIYAYGFEKPSAIQQRAIKQIIKGRDVIAQSQSGTGKTATFCVSVLQCLDIQVRETQALILAPTRELAGQIQKVLLALGDYMSVQCHACIGGTNVGEDIRKLDYGQHVVSGTPGRVFDMIRRRSLRTRAIKMLVLDEADEMLNKGFKEQIYDVYRYLPPATQVVLISATLPHEILEMTNKFMTDPIRILVKRDELTLEGIKQFFVAVEREEWKFDTLCDLYDTLTITQAVIFCNTKRKVDWLTEKMREANFTVSSMHGDMPQKERESIMKEFRSGASRVLISTDVWARGLDVPQVSLIINYDLPNNRELYIHRIGRSGRYGRKGVAINFVKNDDIRILRDIEQYYSTQIDEMPMNVADLI
- the LOC144197593 gene encoding nicotinate-nucleotide pyrophosphorylase [carboxylating]-like; this translates as MLSVHRMEVSQKMVPSRQIAAHSLPPHAVAQLAKAWLAEDTPNFDPAGVCVGSREVEARLLCKSPHSILAGSPFFTAVFQEVGCTVEWIFQDGDEIAPDAITLTAVVRGPARCLLLGERPALNCLARSSGIATRCSRLQKMAATAGWRGEVAGTRKTTPGFRLVEKYAMMVGAVSTHRHDLSGMVMLKDNHVWASGSITEAVKAARAVCGFSSKIEVECRSIEEAVEAAKAGADIVMLDNFQPKALHVAAAAVKQEFPHLLIEASGGVTPENIADYFSPCVDIISLGCITQGCPVVDFSLKVQRPNLAGKIHPLP